Within the Candidatus Coatesbacteria bacterium genome, the region GTACTCGCCCTTTGCGTAAGGCGCCAGCTTGACGCCTACGCCCTGGGTGATGTTCTCGATGCCCGTCAGCTCGAGGGCGTCCTCGACGTAGAACATGTTGTGGTCGTAGGGCACCGGCACGACGTAGGTCTCCTCGCTCTTGCGGCGGATGACCCGCCCGGCGTTGAACAGCCAGGGGCGACCCGGATCCTCCTCGAACTTGAAGTTGCTGAACGGGATCTCCAGCTCGGCCGTCCAGCCCTCGTCGGTGATCCGGGTGGCCACGTCCCAGTGGGCGTCCCATTGTTGACTGCGGTAGTTGGCCCGGTTGCTGTAAAGGACGTCGGCTTTGATCCCCGCCGGGTTGGTGCCGAAATAGTACAGGGACTGCCCCGAACCCGTTGGATCGAACCAGATGTCGACGTTGTCGTCCATTCCCAGGGAGGTGTCCCGACGACGCAGGTTGCTGACGATGCCCGTGGGTTCGGAATCCAGGCTCTCAATCGCCACGTAAAGGGCGTACTCCGTATAGCCGATATAGAGCCGGGTGGTTTCCGTCGAGGGCTCACCGGTGTCAGGATCGCGCTGAATGTAACCCTCCAGAGGCTCGGCGTTCTCCCAACAGGCCTCGTCGAGGTCGCCGTCAAGCTCCGGCGGGCAGTCCAGCCGTCGGGCCTGGTAGCTCTCGACCCCTAAGACCAGCACCGGTAACAGTAGAAGCATCAAGGAACGTTTCAGCATCGCTTTCCTTTCCGGGTTATCCGATCAGACCGCCCCAACCTTGACACACGGGGCGCTTTGGGGCTATATTCCTATGCCGTTACCCGCCGGAGTGGTGAAATTGGTAGACGCAGGGGACTCAAAATCCCCCGGGCCTTGGGTCCGTGCCGGTTCGAGCCCGGCCTCCGGCACCAGTAGACAGACAAGCCGATAACAACGACGAGACGACTGCGACATAAACAAAGAGTATCGCCAAGGTCAACCCTCTCCCCTGTAAGGACACCTTCATTGGCGATGTCGCGCTGATCATTCCTTCCTTTCCTTCCTTCCTTTCCTTTCCTCCGTCTCGTCCTCGGGCTCGTTCAGCTTGTTGCACCGCCCGCGGGGGCGGCTTTTTCTTCGCCCGTTCATCGTCCGTTCTTCTCCCCGTCTCTCTCTAAGATACATAGCGACAGCGCCGGGTTTCAGCGGCACTGGTAAAACCTTTGAAAAACAGCCTAAGGACTGCTTGACGGGGACGCATGTACGGCCGCCGGAACTGGCACGGTTTTTGCATCTCGACGACCGTTGGCGCGAGGCTAACGGTTCGTCTCCGCAAAAACCGTGCCAGTTCCGGCTCGCGGGCTATGCATTAGGTTTTTGAGTTCGCCGGGCTGTTTTTCAAAGGTTGGATCCCGACGGCTCAAGTCAATCCTGAGTTTTTCGGGGGCTGCTTGATGTGCTGAACGGCGGACCCGGGTCCGCCGTTCTTGTGCGGTTGTACTCGGTGGTTAGTCTTCGTGCTTGGCGATGGCTTCCTCGACGCCGGCGAGTTCCTGCTCAAGTTCAGTCTTGTACTGTTTGAGCATTTCGAGTTTTTCGGCTTGCGAGCGGAAGCGTCGGGGGATGCAGAGTCCGGGTCCGTGGTGTTCGTGGGGGTGTCTGCCGGGATGGCAGTGATGGGGTTGGGGGTGATGGTGATGGAACATGGGTTCTCCTTTGGGGTTGGCTTGTTGGGTTGGCGTCAGTCGTTTGGCCGGCGAAAGCATAGTATTTTCGTAACTACTTAATTTCAAATGAAAAAGGGATCATCACACAAGATGAACATCAGCTATTGCAGTTGGGATCTTCCAGCGTCGTGAACGGGTCTGTCATCCCGCCACCGATCGAGGGGGGCAATGTGGCGGGGAAGAGCGGGACGGGGGACCGGCACGCCAACCGTCCCAGATGTAACTATCGCTATCACTAGCGCTGCGCCGACGGGCGGCATAGGTGCAAGCGTCGCGGCAAGCTGTTCAACCGTCATCCCCGTGGGCGTCGCAACGCGCCGCCGCCGGCAAAACGCGGCGAGATAGCCCGCCTGTTCCGGTTCAACGTCCCGGCGGCGCGGGTCGCCAAGGACCTGGGCATCCACCGCAATACGGCTTATCGCTACTGCAAGCGAATTCGCCGGAGCCGCGCCGTCGCTCGCCAGGCCGCGTTGGATTCGATCGTCTACTCCGATGGATACACGGCCGATAAGAAACTGTCGCTCAGCGTCTTCCACCACAGGCGGATCAATGACCGGGAAGAGTTCGCCAACGGAAAGAACCATATCAACGGTATCGAGAACTTCCGGGGCTTCGCCAAACGCCACCTAAAAGCCTATCACGGTGGCTTTAAACGCAACTACAGACTCTTGATCACTGAATGATCGTTCAGCTTCAACCATCGAGACGACGAAAACGCGCTATACATTCTCAGGACCATACTTCGCGCTTGGTCATAATTCGGTGATAATCCCGAAAAAGGAACGGCCGATATCATCAGCTATTGTCCGCTTCTGTTTCCAGTTCAGCGATCCGTTGCTCGATCCGGGCCAGCCTCTGTTTGAGTTGGGCGCGATGCTTGCGCAGTTGTTGGAGGTCCATCCGGGCGGGGTCGAGGCCGTGGAAGCTCTTGACGCCGCAGGCTTCGCCCAGGGAGCGCAGGCAGACGTCGAGGCTGCGATGGTTGATGTGGTAGGGCACGTGGTAGCCGTCGCGTTCGCCCTCCACCAG harbors:
- a CDS encoding metalloregulator ArsR/SmtB family transcription factor translates to MTHKLDPAEVFKVLGGRTRMAILRILHHHGPLGAVKLGEALGISTAAVSQHLRVLRQTGLVEGERDGYHVPYHINHRSLDVCLRSLGEACGVKSFHGLDPARMDLQQLRKHRAQLKQRLARIEQRIAELETEADNS